GCCACAGCTTAATAGGGAGCAGAAAGTCATGAACGAGGAAAAATTCAACATGTCCATGCGCAAATTCCTGAAGCAGGTCGGCGTCACCTCGCAGCAGGAGATCGAGCGGGTGGTGCGCGAGGGCAAGCTGCGCGGCAAGGGAAAGCTTGCCGTGAAGATGGTGCTCACCGCCGGCGGCACCGATCTCAACCATGTGGTGACCGGCGAGATCGATCTCGGTTGAAGCGCGCGTGCATCTGCCCGAGCCCACATTCCCGCCGCTGTTGACGGGCCACGCGGTCAAGCGGCCGGCGCGGCCCTTTGCCGAGGCGGTCGAGGCTGCGCGCGCAGGAAGGTTCGGCGCCGGCGACGTGGCGTGGAGCCGCAACGTGTCGCGGCTCGAATGCGCCATCGTGCTCGAGCCGGAGGTGCGGCGGGAACGGGCGATGGAGATGCTCTATGTCGCCATGGTCGCCTTCGGCGACGCGTTCGGCGCGGTGGCTCCGCCCGAGGTGGCGCTCACCTATCGCTGGCCGCAGACCATTCTGGTCAATGGCGCCATTGTCGGCGACATGCCGATCGCCATGGCCGCCGGAACCGGCGCCGACGGCGCGCCGGCCTGGCTCGTCATCGGCGCCGAAATCGCGCTGCGCGACGTTTCCAGGAGGCGCGAGCCGGGCCATGACCCGGGCACGACGACGCTTTTCGACGAGGGTTGCGGCGAGGTCACGCGGACCTCGCTCATCGAATCCTTTTGCCGCCACTTCCTGGCCTGGGTGCACACCTGGGAGCATGACGGGTTCGCGCCGGCGCATCGGGTCTGGCTCGGCCGCGCCCACGACCGCGACCGGGCGGTCACGATCGATTGTGCGGGCAACACCATGAGCGGGACCTTTGTCGGCCTCGATGAGTGCGGCAACCTTCTGCTGCGCACCGCCGCCGGCGTCGAGGTGGTGGCGACCGAGCGCGCCGCCCGCATTCTCAATGAAGCTGTCTTGAGCGAGGCGGGCGCCCCATGAAGTTCCTGCGCGCGATCCGCTTCGATCCCTCCGACACCCAGGTTTTCGACGCGGCCGCCGAGCCCGGCGAATGGGCGGTCTCCGGCGCATTCGCCTTTGCCCAGCTGGCGCCCGAGGACATCGCCGGCAAGACGCGCCAGGCCTTTGCCAACGGCTTTCTCGGGCTTGCCTCCTTCGGGCGCTCGACCTTTGCCAGCGTATCGGAGATGACGGTCGAGGAGCGCGAGGCGGCGCACGAGGCCCTGTGCGCGCATCTCATCGCCCGTTACGGCGCCCCCGACAAGGCCGCCGCGCGGGGTGCCGCGGAAGAGGAATGCGCCTTCATCGCCGATCTCGCCGCCGAGCAGCCGGTCAACACGGTCTTCGCGGTCAGCCGCGCCTTCGATGACAAGGGGGGCATCCGCGAAGAATTCCGCATCGTCACGCCGCCGTCGGGCGAGCTGCACACCCGCATCTGGGAGATCGTCGAGGACGATGCCTGATTTCTGGAAAGCGGCCGGCTTTCACCTGGTCCGGGTCAATGCACAGGGCTGGCTCGAGGTCACGCCGGACTATCTGCGCGCCTATCTGACCCGGCCCGAGGTCCATCCGAAAGAGGAATCCTGCGACAACGAGCACCGGCTGTTCGACGCGCTGATGGCCGATCCCTATCGTCCCGTCGGCGACGGCGAGATCGCGGCGATCGCCGATGCCGACGCCCGCGACAATTACCGTCTGGTGCTGCGCTTCCGCGACCTGCTTGTCGGCGCGGGCACCGTCGAGGGCGCCTATCTCGGCCTCATCCGCTCCGACCGCATCGAGCTGCCGCCGGTGTTTCTCGACCAGATGGTGCATCTGATGTTGCGCAACGTGCTCGGCGGCTGCGCCGACCCCATAAGACTGCGCGCCGCCGAGCTGTTCTTCCGCGACCAGAATGTCAGCGTCCCGGATGGCCGCATCATGCTCGCCGACGACGAGATCGTCGGGATGCGTGCGGAGGCGGGCGGCCTCGGCCAGCTTCTGGCCCTCGCCGGCACGGCGGCGAAATCGGTCGAGCTCGACGTTCTCGGCGAGGACAACAAGGAGATCTATTGGCAGCGCAGCGACCGTTTCGACACGGTCATCGACTTCCGCTTCACCCAGCCGGCGCCCGATGCCTTCGCCCGTGTCATCGAGGCATGGGTGAAGCATTTCCTCGGCGTCGCGGTGCGGGTCCAGCCGTTGCAGTCGATCACGGACCGGCATTGGACCTGGCATGTCGGGCTCGACAGCGAGGCGACCGCAATCCTCAACGCGCTCTATGAGGGCCGCGAGGTGAGCTTCGACGATATGGGCCGCATCGTCGCTCTGTTCCGCATGGAGTTCCGCGACGCGGACGTAACCGTCGAAACGATGCGCCGCAAACCGGTCTATCTCGGCATGGCGATGACGGCCGGCGGCAAGCTGCGCATGAAGCCGCAGA
The sequence above is drawn from the Hyphomicrobiales bacterium genome and encodes:
- a CDS encoding biotin/lipoate--protein ligase family protein, whose amino-acid sequence is MHLPEPTFPPLLTGHAVKRPARPFAEAVEAARAGRFGAGDVAWSRNVSRLECAIVLEPEVRRERAMEMLYVAMVAFGDAFGAVAPPEVALTYRWPQTILVNGAIVGDMPIAMAAGTGADGAPAWLVIGAEIALRDVSRRREPGHDPGTTTLFDEGCGEVTRTSLIESFCRHFLAWVHTWEHDGFAPAHRVWLGRAHDRDRAVTIDCAGNTMSGTFVGLDECGNLLLRTAAGVEVVATERAARILNEAVLSEAGAP
- a CDS encoding DUF6352 family protein, with the protein product MPDFWKAAGFHLVRVNAQGWLEVTPDYLRAYLTRPEVHPKEESCDNEHRLFDALMADPYRPVGDGEIAAIADADARDNYRLVLRFRDLLVGAGTVEGAYLGLIRSDRIELPPVFLDQMVHLMLRNVLGGCADPIRLRAAELFFRDQNVSVPDGRIMLADDEIVGMRAEAGGLGQLLALAGTAAKSVELDVLGEDNKEIYWQRSDRFDTVIDFRFTQPAPDAFARVIEAWVKHFLGVAVRVQPLQSITDRHWTWHVGLDSEATAILNALYEGREVSFDDMGRIVALFRMEFRDADVTVETMRRKPVYLGMAMTAGGKLRMKPQNILVNLPLKPDDRAVSRSRAS
- a CDS encoding DUF6494 family protein, whose amino-acid sequence is MNEEKFNMSMRKFLKQVGVTSQQEIERVVREGKLRGKGKLAVKMVLTAGGTDLNHVVTGEIDLG
- a CDS encoding DUF6505 family protein, which codes for MKFLRAIRFDPSDTQVFDAAAEPGEWAVSGAFAFAQLAPEDIAGKTRQAFANGFLGLASFGRSTFASVSEMTVEEREAAHEALCAHLIARYGAPDKAAARGAAEEECAFIADLAAEQPVNTVFAVSRAFDDKGGIREEFRIVTPPSGELHTRIWEIVEDDA